Proteins from a genomic interval of Corythoichthys intestinalis isolate RoL2023-P3 chromosome 3, ASM3026506v1, whole genome shotgun sequence:
- the cltcl1 gene encoding clathrin heavy chain 1 isoform X2, protein MAQILPIRFQEHLQLQNLGVNPANIGFSYLTMESDKFICIREKVGEQNQVVIVDMSDPTNPIRRPISADSAIMNPTSKVIALKAAKTLQIFNIEMKSKMKAHSMTDEVMFWKWISVNTVALVTETAVYHWSMEGDSQPNKVFDRHASLAGCQIINYRTDEQQKWLLLIGISAQQNRVVGAMQLYSVERKVSQPIEGHAAAFGEFKVEGNASPSTLFCFAVRSQAGGKLHIIEVGQPAAGNQPFAKKAVDVFFPPEAQTDFPVAMQIGSKHGVIYLITKYGYIHLYDLESGVCIYMNRISAETIFVTSPHEASSGIIGVNKKGQVLSVCVEEENIVNYATNVLQNSELALRMAVRSNLAGAEELFSRKFNTLFAQGSYSEAAKVASSAPKGVLRTAETIRKFQSVPAQPGQASPLLQYFGILLDQGQLNKFESLELCRPVLQQGRKQLLEKWLKEDKLECSEELGDLVKASDPTLALSVYLRANVPNKVIQCFAETGQFQKIVLYAKKVGYTPDWVFLLRNVMRVNPDQGLQFAQMLVQDEEPLANINQIVDVFMEGSLIQQCTSFLLDALKNNRPAEGHLQTRLLEMNLIHAPQVADAIMGNQMFTHYDRAHVAQLCEKAGLLQRALEHYTDLYDIKRAVVHTHLLNPEWLLNFFGSLSVEDSLECLRAMLSANIRQNLQLCVQVASKYHEQLGTQALMELFESFKSYEGLFYFLGSIVNFSQEPDVHFKYIQAACKTGQIKEVERICRESNCYDPERVKNFLKEAKLTDQLPLIIVCDRFDFVHDLVLYLYRNTLQKYIEIYVQKVNPSRLPVVIGGLLDVDCAEDVIKNLIMVVRGQFSTDELVDEVEKRNRLKLLLPWLESRIHEGCEEPATHNALAKIYIDSNNTPERFLKENTFYDSAVVGRYCEKRDPHLACVAYERGQCDMDLIKVCNENSLFKSEARYLVRRKDPELWASVLEENNPYRRPLIDQVVQTALSETQDPEEVSVTVKAFMTADLPNELIELLEKIVLDNNVFSEHRNLQNLLILTAIKADRTRVMEYVNRLDNYDAPDIANIAISNELFEEAFAIFKKFDVNTSAIMVLIENIGNLDRAYEFAERCNEPAVWSQLARAQLQRDLVKEAIDSYIKAVDPSAYMEVVNAASKNNTWEDLVKFLQMARKKARESYVETELIFALAKTNRLAELEEFVSGPNNAHIQQVGDRCYEEEMYEAAKLLYNNVSNFARLASTLVHLGEYQAAVDSARKANSTRTWKEVCFACVDGEEFRLGQICGLHIVIHADELEDLISYYQDRGYFEELIALLEAALGLERAHMGMFTELAILYSKFKPQKMKEHLELFWSRVNIPKVLRAAEQSHLWGELVFLFDKYEEYDNAIITMMSHPTDAWKEGLFKDIIAKVANVELYYKSLSFYLDYKPLLLNDLLTILSPRLDHNRAVTYFTKVNQLKLVKPYLRSVQNNNNKSVNEALNNLLTEEEDYQGLRASIDAYDNFDTIGLAQRLEKHQLIEFRRIAAYLYKGNNRWRQSVELCKKDKLYKDAILFAAESKDAELAETLLQWFLEEGKKECFAACLFASYDLLHPDVVLELAWRHNIIDFAMPYFIQVMREYLTKVDKLETAESQRQSEEVVTETQPMVFGQQLMLTGSPAPVTPQPAYPGYSYPANAAGYPTQPAYGFPM, encoded by the exons TTGCAGAACCTGGGCGTGAACCCAGCCAACATTGGCTTCAGCTATTTGACCATGGAGTCTGACAAGTTCATCTGCATCAGGGAGAAGGTGGGCGAGCAGAACCAGGTTGTCATCGTGGACATGTCTGACCCCACCAACCCAATTAGGCGACCCATTTCAGCTGACAGCGCCATCATGAACCCCACCAGCAAAGTCATCGCCCTGAAAG CTGCTAAGACGCTGCAGATCTTCAACATTGAAATGAAAAGCAAGATGAAGGCCCACTCTATGACGGACGAGGTCATGTTTTGGAAGTGGATTTCAGTAAATACTGTTGCCTTGGTGACAGAGACAGCTGTCTATCATTGGAGCATGGAGGGGGATTCCCAGCCAAACAAAGTATTTGATCGGCACGCCAGTCTGGCTGGATGTCAAATCATCAACTACAGAACTGATGAACAGCAGAAGTGGCTGCTGTTGATTGGGATTTCTGCACAG CAAAACCGTGTGGTTGGGGCAATGCAGCTGTACTCCGTGGAAAGAAAAGTGTCTCAGCCTATCGAAGGTCACGCTGCTGCCTTCGGGGAGTTCAAAGTGGAGGGGAACGCCAGTCCGTCCACGCTTTTCTGCTTCGCTGTGCGATCACAAGCGGGTGGGAAG CTGCACATCATTGAAGTGGGTCAGCCAGCTGCAGGAAACCAGCCATTTGCAAAGAAAGCAGTGGATGTGTTTTTCCCTCCAGAGGCCCAGACAGACTTTCCTGTAGCCATGCAG ATCGGAAGTAAACACGGTGTCATATATTTAATCACCAAGTATGGTTACATTCACCTCTACGACCTGGAGTCAGGAGTGTGCATCTACATGAACAGAATCAGTGCTGAAACTATTTTTGTCACGTCGCCACATGAAGCCAGCTCGGGAATCATTGGAGTCAATAAAAAGGGACAG gtCTTGTCAGTATGTGTTGAAGAAGAAAACATTGTCAACTACGCCACAAATGTCCTGCAGAATTCAGAGCTGGCCTTAAGGATGGCTGTGAGGTCCAACCTTGCTGGTGCTGAGGAACTTTTTTCAAGGAAGTTCAACACTCTGTTTGCCCAGGGAAGTTATTCAGAGGCGGCAAAGGTTGCTTCGTCGGCACCAAAG GGTGTTTTGCGGACTGCCGAGACCATCCGCAAGTTTCAGAGTGTCCCGGCCCAACCGGGCCAGGCATCTCCACTGTTACAGTACTTTGGTATTCTGTTGGACCAGGGTCAACTCAACAAATTCGAATCCCTGGAGTTGTGCAGGCCTGTCCTGCAGCAGGGCCGCAAGCAACTACTGGAAAAGTGGCTGAAAGAGGACAAG CTGGAGTGCTCAGAGGAGCTGGGGGATCTGGTGAAGGCTTCAGACCCAACCCTCGCTCTTAGCGTGTACCTCAGAGCCAATGTTCCCAACAAGGTCATTCAATGCTTTGCAGAGACTGGACAGTTCCAAAAGATTGTattatatgccaaaaaa GTTGGCTACACCCCTGATTGGGTGTTTTTGCTGAGGAACGTGATGCGTGTCAATCCGGACCAGGGACTGCAATTTGCCCAGATGCTAGTCCAGGATGAAGAACCGCTGGCCAACATTAACCAG ATTGTGGATGTGTTCATGGAAGGCAGCCTGATCCAGCAGTGCACATCCTTCCTATTGGatgctttaaaaaataacagGCCAGCTGAAGGACACCTACAGACACGTCTCCTTGAGATGAACCTCATCCATGCGCCACAG GTGGCAGATGCGATCATGGGGAACCAGATGTTCACACACTACGATCGTGCTCATGTTGCTCAGCTGTGCGAGAAGGCAGGCCTTCTGCAGAGAGCTCTGGAGCACTACACTGACCTTTACGATATCAAGCGAGCTGTGGTGCACACACATCTGCTCAACCCTGAG TGGCTACTAAACTTCTTTGGCTCTTTGTCAGTGGAGGACTCTTTGGAGTGTTTAAGAGCCATGCTGTCTGCTAACATTAGACAGAACCTGCAACTCTGTGTGCAGGTAGCATCCAAATATCACGAGCAGCTGGGAACTCAGGCTCTTATGGAACTCTTTGAGTCCTTCAAGAGTTACGAGG GGTTGTTTTACTTCCTCGGTTCAATTGTGAATTTCAGCCAAGAGCCTGATGTTCACTTCAAGTACATCCAGGCGGCTTGCAAGACTGGACAGATCAAAGAAGTTGAGAGGATCTGCAGGGAGAGCAATTGTTACGATCCGGAAAGGGTTAAGAATTTCCTCAAG GAAGCCAAGTTGACAGATCAGCTTCCTCTCATTATTGTTTGTGACCGCTTTGACTTTGTCCACGACTTGGTACTCTACCTCTATCGCAACACTCTacagaaatacattgaaatcTATGTACAAAAA gttaacCCTAGTCGATTACCAGTAGTGATAGGTGGCCTGCTGGATGTGGACTGTGCGGAAGATGTCATTAAGAACTTGATCATGGTGGTCAGAGGGCAGTTTTCCACTGATGAGCTTGTAGATGAGGTGGAGAAAAGAAACAG GTTAAAACTCCTGTTACCATGGTTGGAGTCGCGCATTCACGAGGGCTGTGAGGAACCAGCCACCCACAACGCTCTGGCCAAGATTTACATCGACAGCAACAACACACCTGAACGCTTTCTTAAAGAGAACACTTTCTATGACAGCGCTGTGGTGGGACGCTACTGCGAGAAGCGGGACCCTCACTTAGCCTGTGTGGCTTATGAGAGAGGGCAGTGTGACATGGACCTCATCAAG gTCTGCAATGAGAATTCTTTATTTAAAAGCGAGGCCCGGTATTTGGTGCGACGGAAAGATCCAGAACTTTGGGCCAGTGTGCTGGAAGAGAACAATCCTTACAGGAGGCCCCTCATTGATCAG GTGGTACAAACTGCACTATCAGAGACCCAGGACCCAGAGGAGGTGTCAGTAACTGTCAAGGCATTCATGACTGCTGACCTACCCAACGAGTTGATTGAACTTCTGGAGAAGATTGTCCTTGATAACAATGTTTTTAGTGAACACAG AAACCTTCAGAACCTGCTAATTTTGACTGCCATTAAAGCGGACCGCACACGTGTGATGGAGTATGTCAATAGACTAGACAACTACGACGCCCCGGACATTGCAAATATTGCTATCAGCAATGAACTCTTCGAGGAGGCTTTTGCCATTTTCAAGAAGTTTGACGTCAACACGTCAGCCATCATG GTATTAATAGAAAATATAGGAAACTTGGATCGGGCCTATGAGTTTGCTGAGCGGTGCAATGAGCCTGCGGTATGGAGCCAGTTAGCCCGGGCTCAGCTGCAAAGAGACCTGGTCAAGGAGGCCATTGACTCGTATATCAAAGCAGTGGACCCCTCAGCCTATATGGAGGTGGTCAATGCAGCCAGCAAAAACA ACACCTGGGAAGACTTGGTCAAATTCCTTCAGATGGCTCGCAAGAAAGCACGGGAATCATACGTGGAAACGGAGTTAATCTTTGCTTTGGCTAAAACAAACCGTCTTGCGGAGCTGGAGGAGTTTGTCAGTGGCCCTAACAATGCTCACATCCAGCAG GTGGGGGACAGGTGTTATGAAGAGGAAATGTATGAGGCTGCTAAGCTCTTGTACAACAATGTGTCAAACTTTGCTCGGCTGGCATCCACACTTGTCCACCTTGGAGAGTACCAGGCTGCTGTGGACAGCGCCAGGAAAGCCAACAGCACACGTACTTGGAAGGAG GTTTGTTTCGCATGCGTCGACGGCGAGGAATTCCGTTTGGGGCAAATCTGCGGCCTCCACATTGTCATCCATGCCGATGAATTGGAGGACTTGATCAGTTACTACCAGGACCGAGGCTACTTTGAGGAGCTGATCGCTTTGCTAGAGGCAGCTCTAGGCCTGGAGCGAGCGCATATGGGCATGTTCACTGAGTTGGCCATTCTTTACTCCAAGTTCAAGCCTCAGAAGATGAAAGAGCACCTGGAGCTCTTCTGGTCCAGAGTCAACATTCCAAAG GTCCTGCGTGCAGCAGAACAGTCCCACTTATGGGGCGAGCTGGTTTTCCTATTTGATAAGTACGAGGAGTACGACAATGCCATCATTACAATGATGTCTCATCCCACTGACGCCTGGAAAGAAGGCCTCTTTAAAGACATCATTGCGAAG GTAGCCAATGTGGAGTTGTACTATAAGTCTCTTTCCTTCTACTTGGATTACAAGCCTCTTCTACTCAACGACCTGCTGACTATTTTGTCTCCACGATTGGATCATAATCGAGCTGTCACCTATTTCACCAAG GTGAACCAATTGAAGCTAGTCAAGCCATATCTAAGGTCTGTCCAGAATAACAATAACAAGTCCGTCAATGAAGCCCTTAACAACTTGCTGACAGAGGAGGAGGACTACCAG GGCCTGAGGGCATCGATTGATGCCTATGACAATTTTGACACCATCGGTCTCGCCCAGAGGTTAGAAAAACATCAGCTGATTGAGTTTCGACGCATCGCTGCTTATCTATACAAAGGCAACAACCGCTGGAGACAAAGCGTTGAGCTCTGCAAGAAGGACAAACTCTACAAG GACGCAATACTTTTTGCTGCTGAGTCGAAGGATGCAGAACTCGCAGAAACCTTGCTGCAGTGGTTTCTTGAAGAGGGGAAGAAGGAGTGCTTTGCCGCCTGCCTCTTTGCGTCGTACGACCTGCTACACCCTGACGTGGTGCTGGAACTGGCATGGAGGCACAACATCATTGACTTTGCCATGCCGTACTTCATCCAGGTCATGAGGGAATACCTCACTAAG GTGGACAAACTGGAGACAGCTGAAAGCCAGAGGCAAAGTGAAGAGGTGGTGACAGAAACTCAACCGATGGTGTTCG GTCAGCAGCTGATGCTGACCGGCTCTCCTGCTCCAGTGACGCCCCAGCCGGCGTATCCGGGCTACAGCTACCCTGCCAATGCTGCCGGTTACCCCACTCAGCCTGCCTACGGCTTCCCCATGTAG
- the cltcl1 gene encoding clathrin heavy chain 1 isoform X1, whose amino-acid sequence MAQILPIRFQEHLQLQNLGVNPANIGFSYLTMESDKFICIREKVGEQNQVVIVDMSDPTNPIRRPISADSAIMNPTSKVIALKAAKTLQIFNIEMKSKMKAHSMTDEVMFWKWISVNTVALVTETAVYHWSMEGDSQPNKVFDRHASLAGCQIINYRTDEQQKWLLLIGISAQQNRVVGAMQLYSVERKVSQPIEGHAAAFGEFKVEGNASPSTLFCFAVRSQAGGKLHIIEVGQPAAGNQPFAKKAVDVFFPPEAQTDFPVAMQIGSKHGVIYLITKYGYIHLYDLESGVCIYMNRISAETIFVTSPHEASSGIIGVNKKGQVLSVCVEEENIVNYATNVLQNSELALRMAVRSNLAGAEELFSRKFNTLFAQGSYSEAAKVASSAPKGVLRTAETIRKFQSVPAQPGQASPLLQYFGILLDQGQLNKFESLELCRPVLQQGRKQLLEKWLKEDKLECSEELGDLVKASDPTLALSVYLRANVPNKVIQCFAETGQFQKIVLYAKKVGYTPDWVFLLRNVMRVNPDQGLQFAQMLVQDEEPLANINQIVDVFMEGSLIQQCTSFLLDALKNNRPAEGHLQTRLLEMNLIHAPQVADAIMGNQMFTHYDRAHVAQLCEKAGLLQRALEHYTDLYDIKRAVVHTHLLNPEWLLNFFGSLSVEDSLECLRAMLSANIRQNLQLCVQVASKYHEQLGTQALMELFESFKSYEGLFYFLGSIVNFSQEPDVHFKYIQAACKTGQIKEVERICRESNCYDPERVKNFLKEAKLTDQLPLIIVCDRFDFVHDLVLYLYRNTLQKYIEIYVQKVNPSRLPVVIGGLLDVDCAEDVIKNLIMVVRGQFSTDELVDEVEKRNRLKLLLPWLESRIHEGCEEPATHNALAKIYIDSNNTPERFLKENTFYDSAVVGRYCEKRDPHLACVAYERGQCDMDLIKVCNENSLFKSEARYLVRRKDPELWASVLEENNPYRRPLIDQVVQTALSETQDPEEVSVTVKAFMTADLPNELIELLEKIVLDNNVFSEHRNLQNLLILTAIKADRTRVMEYVNRLDNYDAPDIANIAISNELFEEAFAIFKKFDVNTSAIMVLIENIGNLDRAYEFAERCNEPAVWSQLARAQLQRDLVKEAIDSYIKAVDPSAYMEVVNAASKNNTWEDLVKFLQMARKKARESYVETELIFALAKTNRLAELEEFVSGPNNAHIQQVGDRCYEEEMYEAAKLLYNNVSNFARLASTLVHLGEYQAAVDSARKANSTRTWKEVCFACVDGEEFRLGQICGLHIVIHADELEDLISYYQDRGYFEELIALLEAALGLERAHMGMFTELAILYSKFKPQKMKEHLELFWSRVNIPKVLRAAEQSHLWGELVFLFDKYEEYDNAIITMMSHPTDAWKEGLFKDIIAKVANVELYYKSLSFYLDYKPLLLNDLLTILSPRLDHNRAVTYFTKVNQLKLVKPYLRSVQNNNNKSVNEALNNLLTEEEDYQGLRASIDAYDNFDTIGLAQRLEKHQLIEFRRIAAYLYKGNNRWRQSVELCKKDKLYKDAILFAAESKDAELAETLLQWFLEEGKKECFAACLFASYDLLHPDVVLELAWRHNIIDFAMPYFIQVMREYLTKVDEFAAKVTVDKLETAESQRQSEEVVTETQPMVFGQQLMLTGSPAPVTPQPAYPGYSYPANAAGYPTQPAYGFPM is encoded by the exons TTGCAGAACCTGGGCGTGAACCCAGCCAACATTGGCTTCAGCTATTTGACCATGGAGTCTGACAAGTTCATCTGCATCAGGGAGAAGGTGGGCGAGCAGAACCAGGTTGTCATCGTGGACATGTCTGACCCCACCAACCCAATTAGGCGACCCATTTCAGCTGACAGCGCCATCATGAACCCCACCAGCAAAGTCATCGCCCTGAAAG CTGCTAAGACGCTGCAGATCTTCAACATTGAAATGAAAAGCAAGATGAAGGCCCACTCTATGACGGACGAGGTCATGTTTTGGAAGTGGATTTCAGTAAATACTGTTGCCTTGGTGACAGAGACAGCTGTCTATCATTGGAGCATGGAGGGGGATTCCCAGCCAAACAAAGTATTTGATCGGCACGCCAGTCTGGCTGGATGTCAAATCATCAACTACAGAACTGATGAACAGCAGAAGTGGCTGCTGTTGATTGGGATTTCTGCACAG CAAAACCGTGTGGTTGGGGCAATGCAGCTGTACTCCGTGGAAAGAAAAGTGTCTCAGCCTATCGAAGGTCACGCTGCTGCCTTCGGGGAGTTCAAAGTGGAGGGGAACGCCAGTCCGTCCACGCTTTTCTGCTTCGCTGTGCGATCACAAGCGGGTGGGAAG CTGCACATCATTGAAGTGGGTCAGCCAGCTGCAGGAAACCAGCCATTTGCAAAGAAAGCAGTGGATGTGTTTTTCCCTCCAGAGGCCCAGACAGACTTTCCTGTAGCCATGCAG ATCGGAAGTAAACACGGTGTCATATATTTAATCACCAAGTATGGTTACATTCACCTCTACGACCTGGAGTCAGGAGTGTGCATCTACATGAACAGAATCAGTGCTGAAACTATTTTTGTCACGTCGCCACATGAAGCCAGCTCGGGAATCATTGGAGTCAATAAAAAGGGACAG gtCTTGTCAGTATGTGTTGAAGAAGAAAACATTGTCAACTACGCCACAAATGTCCTGCAGAATTCAGAGCTGGCCTTAAGGATGGCTGTGAGGTCCAACCTTGCTGGTGCTGAGGAACTTTTTTCAAGGAAGTTCAACACTCTGTTTGCCCAGGGAAGTTATTCAGAGGCGGCAAAGGTTGCTTCGTCGGCACCAAAG GGTGTTTTGCGGACTGCCGAGACCATCCGCAAGTTTCAGAGTGTCCCGGCCCAACCGGGCCAGGCATCTCCACTGTTACAGTACTTTGGTATTCTGTTGGACCAGGGTCAACTCAACAAATTCGAATCCCTGGAGTTGTGCAGGCCTGTCCTGCAGCAGGGCCGCAAGCAACTACTGGAAAAGTGGCTGAAAGAGGACAAG CTGGAGTGCTCAGAGGAGCTGGGGGATCTGGTGAAGGCTTCAGACCCAACCCTCGCTCTTAGCGTGTACCTCAGAGCCAATGTTCCCAACAAGGTCATTCAATGCTTTGCAGAGACTGGACAGTTCCAAAAGATTGTattatatgccaaaaaa GTTGGCTACACCCCTGATTGGGTGTTTTTGCTGAGGAACGTGATGCGTGTCAATCCGGACCAGGGACTGCAATTTGCCCAGATGCTAGTCCAGGATGAAGAACCGCTGGCCAACATTAACCAG ATTGTGGATGTGTTCATGGAAGGCAGCCTGATCCAGCAGTGCACATCCTTCCTATTGGatgctttaaaaaataacagGCCAGCTGAAGGACACCTACAGACACGTCTCCTTGAGATGAACCTCATCCATGCGCCACAG GTGGCAGATGCGATCATGGGGAACCAGATGTTCACACACTACGATCGTGCTCATGTTGCTCAGCTGTGCGAGAAGGCAGGCCTTCTGCAGAGAGCTCTGGAGCACTACACTGACCTTTACGATATCAAGCGAGCTGTGGTGCACACACATCTGCTCAACCCTGAG TGGCTACTAAACTTCTTTGGCTCTTTGTCAGTGGAGGACTCTTTGGAGTGTTTAAGAGCCATGCTGTCTGCTAACATTAGACAGAACCTGCAACTCTGTGTGCAGGTAGCATCCAAATATCACGAGCAGCTGGGAACTCAGGCTCTTATGGAACTCTTTGAGTCCTTCAAGAGTTACGAGG GGTTGTTTTACTTCCTCGGTTCAATTGTGAATTTCAGCCAAGAGCCTGATGTTCACTTCAAGTACATCCAGGCGGCTTGCAAGACTGGACAGATCAAAGAAGTTGAGAGGATCTGCAGGGAGAGCAATTGTTACGATCCGGAAAGGGTTAAGAATTTCCTCAAG GAAGCCAAGTTGACAGATCAGCTTCCTCTCATTATTGTTTGTGACCGCTTTGACTTTGTCCACGACTTGGTACTCTACCTCTATCGCAACACTCTacagaaatacattgaaatcTATGTACAAAAA gttaacCCTAGTCGATTACCAGTAGTGATAGGTGGCCTGCTGGATGTGGACTGTGCGGAAGATGTCATTAAGAACTTGATCATGGTGGTCAGAGGGCAGTTTTCCACTGATGAGCTTGTAGATGAGGTGGAGAAAAGAAACAG GTTAAAACTCCTGTTACCATGGTTGGAGTCGCGCATTCACGAGGGCTGTGAGGAACCAGCCACCCACAACGCTCTGGCCAAGATTTACATCGACAGCAACAACACACCTGAACGCTTTCTTAAAGAGAACACTTTCTATGACAGCGCTGTGGTGGGACGCTACTGCGAGAAGCGGGACCCTCACTTAGCCTGTGTGGCTTATGAGAGAGGGCAGTGTGACATGGACCTCATCAAG gTCTGCAATGAGAATTCTTTATTTAAAAGCGAGGCCCGGTATTTGGTGCGACGGAAAGATCCAGAACTTTGGGCCAGTGTGCTGGAAGAGAACAATCCTTACAGGAGGCCCCTCATTGATCAG GTGGTACAAACTGCACTATCAGAGACCCAGGACCCAGAGGAGGTGTCAGTAACTGTCAAGGCATTCATGACTGCTGACCTACCCAACGAGTTGATTGAACTTCTGGAGAAGATTGTCCTTGATAACAATGTTTTTAGTGAACACAG AAACCTTCAGAACCTGCTAATTTTGACTGCCATTAAAGCGGACCGCACACGTGTGATGGAGTATGTCAATAGACTAGACAACTACGACGCCCCGGACATTGCAAATATTGCTATCAGCAATGAACTCTTCGAGGAGGCTTTTGCCATTTTCAAGAAGTTTGACGTCAACACGTCAGCCATCATG GTATTAATAGAAAATATAGGAAACTTGGATCGGGCCTATGAGTTTGCTGAGCGGTGCAATGAGCCTGCGGTATGGAGCCAGTTAGCCCGGGCTCAGCTGCAAAGAGACCTGGTCAAGGAGGCCATTGACTCGTATATCAAAGCAGTGGACCCCTCAGCCTATATGGAGGTGGTCAATGCAGCCAGCAAAAACA ACACCTGGGAAGACTTGGTCAAATTCCTTCAGATGGCTCGCAAGAAAGCACGGGAATCATACGTGGAAACGGAGTTAATCTTTGCTTTGGCTAAAACAAACCGTCTTGCGGAGCTGGAGGAGTTTGTCAGTGGCCCTAACAATGCTCACATCCAGCAG GTGGGGGACAGGTGTTATGAAGAGGAAATGTATGAGGCTGCTAAGCTCTTGTACAACAATGTGTCAAACTTTGCTCGGCTGGCATCCACACTTGTCCACCTTGGAGAGTACCAGGCTGCTGTGGACAGCGCCAGGAAAGCCAACAGCACACGTACTTGGAAGGAG GTTTGTTTCGCATGCGTCGACGGCGAGGAATTCCGTTTGGGGCAAATCTGCGGCCTCCACATTGTCATCCATGCCGATGAATTGGAGGACTTGATCAGTTACTACCAGGACCGAGGCTACTTTGAGGAGCTGATCGCTTTGCTAGAGGCAGCTCTAGGCCTGGAGCGAGCGCATATGGGCATGTTCACTGAGTTGGCCATTCTTTACTCCAAGTTCAAGCCTCAGAAGATGAAAGAGCACCTGGAGCTCTTCTGGTCCAGAGTCAACATTCCAAAG GTCCTGCGTGCAGCAGAACAGTCCCACTTATGGGGCGAGCTGGTTTTCCTATTTGATAAGTACGAGGAGTACGACAATGCCATCATTACAATGATGTCTCATCCCACTGACGCCTGGAAAGAAGGCCTCTTTAAAGACATCATTGCGAAG GTAGCCAATGTGGAGTTGTACTATAAGTCTCTTTCCTTCTACTTGGATTACAAGCCTCTTCTACTCAACGACCTGCTGACTATTTTGTCTCCACGATTGGATCATAATCGAGCTGTCACCTATTTCACCAAG GTGAACCAATTGAAGCTAGTCAAGCCATATCTAAGGTCTGTCCAGAATAACAATAACAAGTCCGTCAATGAAGCCCTTAACAACTTGCTGACAGAGGAGGAGGACTACCAG GGCCTGAGGGCATCGATTGATGCCTATGACAATTTTGACACCATCGGTCTCGCCCAGAGGTTAGAAAAACATCAGCTGATTGAGTTTCGACGCATCGCTGCTTATCTATACAAAGGCAACAACCGCTGGAGACAAAGCGTTGAGCTCTGCAAGAAGGACAAACTCTACAAG GACGCAATACTTTTTGCTGCTGAGTCGAAGGATGCAGAACTCGCAGAAACCTTGCTGCAGTGGTTTCTTGAAGAGGGGAAGAAGGAGTGCTTTGCCGCCTGCCTCTTTGCGTCGTACGACCTGCTACACCCTGACGTGGTGCTGGAACTGGCATGGAGGCACAACATCATTGACTTTGCCATGCCGTACTTCATCCAGGTCATGAGGGAATACCTCACTAAG GTTGATGAATTTGCGGCGAAGGTGACG GTGGACAAACTGGAGACAGCTGAAAGCCAGAGGCAAAGTGAAGAGGTGGTGACAGAAACTCAACCGATGGTGTTCG GTCAGCAGCTGATGCTGACCGGCTCTCCTGCTCCAGTGACGCCCCAGCCGGCGTATCCGGGCTACAGCTACCCTGCCAATGCTGCCGGTTACCCCACTCAGCCTGCCTACGGCTTCCCCATGTAG